One part of the Sardina pilchardus chromosome 5, fSarPil1.1, whole genome shotgun sequence genome encodes these proteins:
- the aldh3a2b gene encoding aldehyde dehydrogenase family 3 member A2b: protein MSKQQVAVERARKAFRTGRSKPLEYRIQQLKNLQRLFEERKKDIAEALKKDLKKSEYGIPLYETLGLEGEINLAVKKLKEWAAPRPVTRNLLTISDEVYIRPEPLGVVLIIGAWNYPWAVTIQPLIGAIAAGNAAVIKPSEVSAHTAKVMEDLLPVYIDKELYPVVTGGVVETQELLKQRFDHVFYTGNCAVGRIVMEAAAKHLTPVTLELGGKSPCYIDKNCDLTIACRRITWGKYTNCGQTCIAPDYILCDPGIQDKVIEELKKSVKEFYTENPKTCPDYGRIINQRHFKRVLAMTEDSTVALGGDNDESECYIAPTILRDVKPEAKVMQEEIFGPLLPILPVGGVDEAIDFINDREKPLALYVFTQDKKLIERIRDETSSGGFLANDTLVHFSVNDLPFGGVGNSGIGAYHGKHSFDQLSHLRGCLVKQLKMEGMNNMRYPPHTQDKLGWARFFILKHESVVKTFKYAALAVLVVIAAFMIQRLLD, encoded by the exons ATGTCCAAACAACAGGTGGCAGTGGAGCGAGCCAGGAAGGCCTTCCGCACTGGCAGGTCGAAGCCCCTGGAGTACCGTATTCAGCAGCTCAAAAACCTCCAGAGGCTGtttgaggagagaaagaaggacatTGCTGAAGCTCTCAAGAAGGATCTCAAAAAG AGTGAATATGGCATCCCGCTGTACGAAACCCTTGGGCTGGAGGGGGAGATCAATTTGGCCGTCAAGAAGCTCAAGGAGTGGGCAGCGCCGCGTCCCGTTACCAGGAACCTGCTCACGATTTCGGACGAGGTGTACATCCGCCCCGAGCCCCTGGGGGTCGTACTCATCATCGGGGCATGGAACTATCCGTGGGCAGTCACCATACAACCCCTTATAGGGGCCAttgcagcag GTAATGCTGCTGTGATAAAGCCCTCAGAAGTCAGCGCCCACACGGCTAAAGTCATGGAAGACCTATTACCCGTTTATATAGATAAG GAGCTGTATCCCGTGGTGACCGGAGGCGTCGTAGAGACCCAGGAGCTGCTGAAGCAGCGCTTTGACCACGTCTTCTACACAGGCAACTGCGCCGTGGGGAGGATCGTGATGGAGGCCGCCGCTAAGCATCTCACCCCCGTCACCCTCGAGCTCGGGGGCAAGAGCCCCTGCTACATCGACAAAAACTGCGACCTCACTATCGCCTgccg CCGCATTACGTGGGGAAAGTATACCAACTGTGGGCAGACGTGCATCGCTCCCGACTACATCCTGTGTGACCCCGGCATCCAGGACAAGGTGATAGAGGAGCTCAAGAAGAGTGTGAAG GAGTTCTATACGGAAAACCCCAAGACTTGTCCAGACTATGGACGCATCATCAACCAGCGGCATTTCAAGCGAGTGTTGGCGATGACAGAGGACAGCACAGTAGCTCTGGGAGGAGACAATGATGAGTCTGAATGCTACATAG CCCCCACTATTCTGAGGGACGTGAAGCCAGAGGCCAAGGTGATGCAGGAGGAGATCTTTGGACCCCTGCTGCCCATCCTGCCGGTGGGAGGTGTGGACGAGGCCATCGACTTCATCAATGACCGGGAGAAGCCCCTCGCCCTCTATGTGTTCACCCAGGACAAGAAG CTGATAGAGCGCATACGAGACGAGACCTCCAGCGGTGGTTTCCTTGCCAATGACACTCTTGTACACTTCTCTGTCAATGATTTGCCATTTGGTGGTGTGG GTAACAGTGGCATCGGCGCCTACCACGGCAAGCACAGCTTCGACCAGCTGAGTCACCTGAGGGGTTGTCTCGTCAAGCAGCTGAAGATGGAGGGGATGAACAACATGCGCTACCCACCCCACACGCAAGACAAGCTGGGCTGGGCACGCTTCTTCATCCTCAAGCACGAATCCGTGGTCAAGACCTTTAAGTATGCCGCACTGGCTGTGCTGGTGGTCATCGCTGCCTTCATGATCCAG agacTCTTAGACTGA
- the LOC134080497 gene encoding protein shisa-5-like, which yields MLDLDDVLMLLIVAVIIIAVIFIGLVVFCCVCPCCCLYQMCRKPRPAVISNTHTVVVVNNPVPSQAPHHAPVPAQQYPGYQPVPMQHWPGAPAGNGGHPVPSAPMLEDLYGPGPPPPYSESAVTPVHHDQKAFTQGPPSYC from the exons ATGTTGGATCTTGATGACGTCCTGATGCTCCTGATTGTTGCTGTCATCATCATCGCCGTCATTTTCATCGGTCTCGTCGTGTTCTGCTGCGTGTgcccctgctgctgcctctATCAGATGTGCCGGAAGCCTCGCC CGGCGGTGATTTCTAATACTCACACAGTGGTGGTGGTCAACAACCCAGTCCCGTCCCAGGCACCGCACCATGCTCCTGTCCCTGCCCAGCAGTACCCAGGGTACCAACCCGTGCCTATGCAGCACTGGCCTGGAGCTCCTGCCGGGAACGGGGGGCACCCTGTGCCATCTGCACCCATGCTGGAGGACCTCTATGGCCCTGGACCCCCGCCCCCCTACTCGGAGAGTG CTGTCACACCTGTACACCACGACCAGAAAGCTTTCACACAAGGTCCACCATCTTACTGCTAA